A single genomic interval of Melanotaenia boesemani isolate fMelBoe1 chromosome 4, fMelBoe1.pri, whole genome shotgun sequence harbors:
- the aplf gene encoding aprataxin and PNK-like factor isoform X1, producing MSGFDLVPVHGGDPVHLPPGETVLGRGPLLGISDKRVSRHHGLLENLDGQLRLKPTHLNPCFVQSSLTDEPRPLMKDCWHRLHHGELFSLLLGHYIYRVEAVGGEEHTSRNAQMFEEEENPSDDGRGQEPPAALSDQTESPSRTFRQDVQNDVAAPRRRVLPAWMMAAVASSPLKAVKRSKQPAASKLAATTQAPPTATSSPEGPELSEEEDEKKRPRKKMREMCDEEEKKAQIKAKGPEKLLGGDQNKASRHEVSSRSNINMEAPADGKGGSLTWKPDVSQSDEDIKSRNTENTEGSESDRSTGRSASVPAPSKPQVRTPCPYGKDCYRKNPLHFQECSHPGDTDYEEEEEEEEADRPECPYGTSCYRKNPLHRKEFRHTSRPARSTRTVTKAAPDEDEDEYEDSFINDDSEDICNDSDYVPPVSDDSDKEDVQRLQREAKAFLKRSK from the exons ATGTCCGGCTTCGACCTCGTCCCGGTGCACGGCGGGGATCCGGTCCACCTGCCGCCGGGGGAGACGGTACTGGGCCGGGGTCCCTTACTGGGA ATCAGTGATAAGCGAGTATCCAGACACCACGGGCTGCTGGAGAACCTGGACGGACAGCTGCGCCTCAAACCC ACCCACCTGAACCCGTGTTTCGTCCAGTCGTCCCTGACCGACGAGCCCCGCCCCCTGATGAAGGACTGCTGGCACCGGCTGCATCATGGCGAGCTGTTCTCTCTGCTGCTGGGTCACTACATCTAccgggtggaggcggtgggcGGAGAGGAGCACACTTCCAG AAACGCTCAGATGTTCGAGGAAGAGGAGAATCCTTCAGATGATGGACGAGGGCAGGAACCACCAGCAGCTCTGTCAGACCAGACCGAGAGTCCCAGCAGGACTTTCAGACAA GACGTTCAGAATGACGTCGCTGCCCCTCGGAGAAGGGTTTTACCTGCCTGGATGATGGCGGCTGTCGCTTCCTCCCCTCTGAAAG CTGTAAAAAGAAGTAAACAACCTGCAGCATCTAAACTGGCTGCTACCACACAGGCCCCGCCCACTGCAACATCCTCACCTGAGGGACCGGAGCTcagtgaggaggaagatgagaagAAGAGGCCGAGGAAGAAGATGAGAGAGATGTGtgatgaagaagagaaaaaagctCAGATTAAAGCA AAAGGCCCAGAAAAGCTTCTGGGAGGGGACCAGAATAAAGCCAGCAGGCACGAGGTCAGCAGCCGGTCCAACATCAACATGGAGGCGCCAGCGGATGGAAAAGGAGGCTCTTTGACCTGGAAGCCTGATGTCAGCCAATCAGACGAGGacataaagtcaagaaacacagaaaacaccGAAGGATCAGAGTCTGACAGGTCCACCGGGAGATCTGCGTCCGTCCCTGCTCCGTCCAAACCCCAAGTCCGAACACCCTGTCCCTACGGGAAGGACTGCTACAG GAAAAACCCGCTTCATTTCCAGGAGTGCAGTCACCCTGGTGACACCGActatgaggaggaggaggaggaagaggaggcggaCCGACCCGAGTGTCCATACGGCACCAGCTGCTACAG gaagAATCCTCTTCACAGGAAGGAGTTCAGACACACGTCCAGACCAG CTCGATCGACTCGAACCGTCACCAAAGCCGCTCCTGATGAAGACGAAGACGAGTATGAGGACAGCTTCATCAACGACGACAGCGAGGACATCTGCAATGACTCCGACTACGTCCCTCCTGTCTCCGACGACAGCGACAAGGAGGACGTCCAACGGCTGCAGAGAGAAGCCAAGGCCTTTCTGAAGAGGAGCAAGTAG
- the aplf gene encoding aprataxin and PNK-like factor isoform X2 — MKDCWHRLHHGELFSLLLGHYIYRVEAVGGEEHTSRNAQMFEEEENPSDDGRGQEPPAALSDQTESPSRTFRQDVQNDVAAPRRRVLPAWMMAAVASSPLKAVKRSKQPAASKLAATTQAPPTATSSPEGPELSEEEDEKKRPRKKMREMCDEEEKKAQIKAKGPEKLLGGDQNKASRHEVSSRSNINMEAPADGKGGSLTWKPDVSQSDEDIKSRNTENTEGSESDRSTGRSASVPAPSKPQVRTPCPYGKDCYRKNPLHFQECSHPGDTDYEEEEEEEEADRPECPYGTSCYRKNPLHRKEFRHTSRPARSTRTVTKAAPDEDEDEYEDSFINDDSEDICNDSDYVPPVSDDSDKEDVQRLQREAKAFLKRSK, encoded by the exons ATGAAGGACTGCTGGCACCGGCTGCATCATGGCGAGCTGTTCTCTCTGCTGCTGGGTCACTACATCTAccgggtggaggcggtgggcGGAGAGGAGCACACTTCCAG AAACGCTCAGATGTTCGAGGAAGAGGAGAATCCTTCAGATGATGGACGAGGGCAGGAACCACCAGCAGCTCTGTCAGACCAGACCGAGAGTCCCAGCAGGACTTTCAGACAA GACGTTCAGAATGACGTCGCTGCCCCTCGGAGAAGGGTTTTACCTGCCTGGATGATGGCGGCTGTCGCTTCCTCCCCTCTGAAAG CTGTAAAAAGAAGTAAACAACCTGCAGCATCTAAACTGGCTGCTACCACACAGGCCCCGCCCACTGCAACATCCTCACCTGAGGGACCGGAGCTcagtgaggaggaagatgagaagAAGAGGCCGAGGAAGAAGATGAGAGAGATGTGtgatgaagaagagaaaaaagctCAGATTAAAGCA AAAGGCCCAGAAAAGCTTCTGGGAGGGGACCAGAATAAAGCCAGCAGGCACGAGGTCAGCAGCCGGTCCAACATCAACATGGAGGCGCCAGCGGATGGAAAAGGAGGCTCTTTGACCTGGAAGCCTGATGTCAGCCAATCAGACGAGGacataaagtcaagaaacacagaaaacaccGAAGGATCAGAGTCTGACAGGTCCACCGGGAGATCTGCGTCCGTCCCTGCTCCGTCCAAACCCCAAGTCCGAACACCCTGTCCCTACGGGAAGGACTGCTACAG GAAAAACCCGCTTCATTTCCAGGAGTGCAGTCACCCTGGTGACACCGActatgaggaggaggaggaggaagaggaggcggaCCGACCCGAGTGTCCATACGGCACCAGCTGCTACAG gaagAATCCTCTTCACAGGAAGGAGTTCAGACACACGTCCAGACCAG CTCGATCGACTCGAACCGTCACCAAAGCCGCTCCTGATGAAGACGAAGACGAGTATGAGGACAGCTTCATCAACGACGACAGCGAGGACATCTGCAATGACTCCGACTACGTCCCTCCTGTCTCCGACGACAGCGACAAGGAGGACGTCCAACGGCTGCAGAGAGAAGCCAAGGCCTTTCTGAAGAGGAGCAAGTAG
- the LOC121637695 gene encoding F-box only protein 48 produces MQHEPTRTSPVFLLCDGQPPLKSPDGPPPRSFVETLPVEMSVKIFSELDAASLCSAARTCKLWHAIIEQSEQLWRRQCLLLRAVCQREVDGDRRDGLSWKVTLVRNYSRSCVKRDWLRGRYSCVDSVGELLGRRMVPLDAETWGEILQAELDR; encoded by the exons ATGCAGCATGAGCCCACCAGGACCTCGCCGGTGTTTCTGCTCTGTGACGGACAGCCCCCCCTGAAGTCGCCTGACGGCCCCCCCCCTCGGAGCTTCGTGGAGACGCTGCCGGTGGAGATGAGCGTGAAGATCTTCAGCGAGCTGGATGCAGCGAGCTTGTGCAGCGCCGCTCGGACCTGCAAGCTGTGGCACGCCATCATCGAGCAGAGCGAGCAGCTGTGGAGGAGGCAGTGTCTCCTGCTGCGAGCCGTCTGCCAGAGGGAGGTGGACGGGGACCGGAGGGACGGCCTGTCCTGGAAG gtgactcTGGTGAGGAACTACAGCCGCAGCTGTGTGAAGAGGGACTGGCTGAGAGGGCGCTACAGCTGCGTGGACTCGGTGGGCGAGCTGCTCGGCCGGAGGATGGTGCCCCTGGATGCAGAGACGTGGGGGGAGATCCTGCAGGCCGAGCTGGACCGATGA